The Mastacembelus armatus chromosome 4, fMasArm1.2, whole genome shotgun sequence genome segment aggagggatgaagAACTGAGGGTCAAACActgggtcagaggtcaaatgCTCAGTAAGAACCTGTTTAATACACATGTAGGTGTCTGTTTTACCGCTGAGCCCAACTGAGCAGGAGGAGTAAATGGAGGGAACAGAGGGAAGCTGTCACTGGAGGGTTTGGCtgcttcctccttcttcttctctgcttctctctccacTTTACTGTGCCCACCCCTCTCTTTAGcctgctgacacacaaacacaaacacaaacaacacaagtGTTGGATGAATCTGTCCAAGAACATAGTGGTGGCAGCACAACCCCTGCAGGAGctgtaatggaaaaaatgactgacttatttacatttattcacaGATGCAGTTctatgtttttcatgtctgtttcaCCAAGTCGCCCCCCCCAGCAATTAAACCGGTGTCTCTGTGAATGAAGGTGGTTCAGACTCACCCAGGGCAGGTTCTGTTCATCATGTCTCTGTGCCCTCCTCACTCCCCCTCTCCCCCCCTggctctcctccctcctcctcctccagtcaaaGCTACTGGACGTCTCGCTGCTGCCCTGCAGGAGAGTCAGAGGTCACATGACCAGCgctaaaaaaacatgtttgttcatATGACGTCAGCACTTCAGGAATATTTTCCCAGAACAATTTCATTTATAACGTCTATTCTCAGCAGCTGGACTAAATCTGTTGGGTCAGTGCTGAACTCAAACTGGCAAACTTCAGTCCAACGGTCACAAGGTTCACTTATGCTAATGTGGGCCAGTGCTGAACTCATTGCTGGATCATGGTCCAGGTCTCTACCTTGGTGGTGGATTTGCCGGGTCCATGGAGCTCGTTGGGGCTCAGCAGGCTGCAGACGTCCTGTTCCTCCTCATTATTGTATTCATCAAAGCGAACGCAGCAgcgctgacctttgacccacaGAACCACAGCTGGATAAACCAGACCGTCCTCTGAATATACAGCCCGACAACGAGAACCAGGTTTCCAGTCCTGAAACAGAACGGAAAAAGATTTTAACAGCAGTGAAACAATTTGTCATCATCTTAAACAGCTTAAAATACAGTTTGAGTAATCCAGTGTATATTTAGGGATGACCTTCACACTATTTGTTCAGCAAAAAAGCTCTTTAACAAATCCGTTCTTTTGGTCTGCACAGTTCGACATTTCACTGTGTGAGGTTCGATACCTGCATGTTCTGGCTCTGTGTTTGCAGATCAGTGTTTGGACTCATGAGCGCACTCAGTTCCATGTCCTCTTCGTTGTTGTAGCCGTTGAAGCGAACTCGGCAGCGTTCTCCGTCCACCGCCACCACAGTCGCCAGATACACCTGTCCGTCCTCCGACCACACAGCCTGACACTGAGCTCCCACCGCccactgacagagagagaatttttaatcaaatgtttctATACATATTTTATCCATGTGAAATGCTTGttgcttttaaaaacatctgcaggaaTTAGTAACAAGAATCaatgtattttttatcattACTTTAATAAAGATGCAATCTGCTTCACAATTACATGAGCAACTTTGCTTTTCAAAAAGTGCCAAAGTGCATCCTTGTATCAAACGTTTACAAATGTAAAGGATGCTTCCAAAATGTGAGCTATTTGTTTTACTGCTACATTTTCACAGATTAACAACAAGCCACAGTTGTTCAGATCAGTGTCAGGTAGATTTACATACATTAGAAACTAAATCCATCTATAGTCACATAGATACAACACTAAGAGACATTTAGAACCCTTAATAACAAACCAGTGAGTATTACTATGAAGCATATGTGACTTATTCTCAGAGAACAGCAGTGTGCACTGCTTCATGGCATCATGCCGTGCGCTGCACAAACATGTAATGTTAAGGTTTGACCAGAAGATGCCGCTGTTTCCCACtgtcccagttttttttttgtaaagtgccttgagatgattgtattgtgatttggcgctatacaaataaattgaattgaattgaattgaattgctgtCAACACAGTTACTATCCTAATTGAGTGCTTCAGAAAGCCTGGTTTTAACTACCAGTAACTGTATATAAACCTCTTTTTGAGAGGTTCCTATATGTAATGCTTCTTCTGGTTCCAAATCAGCAAGTTGGCCCAGTTTTTTCCAATTAAAGCTGGTTCTATACACCTGCCCTGACGTGTTTGTGCGTTCATTACCATGGATTGGGTGCTAGAGGTCTCAGCTGCAGGTGAACAGACCGTCTGTCCATGGTGCTGTCTGTCTTCCTGCTCTGACCTCTCACTGCTGGTTATCTCGTCTGAGGCTGCACGTTGTGCCAGCTCAGCATTCTGCTCACACACGAAAATCCACAGTTACAAAAGTGTCACTGTATCTGATAAGTACATACGCATAAGAACAAGCCCCACCAGACTCCATTCAGGAATCTGCCAATTTTGTGCTTTTGTCATTGTGGGTATTAGTGTAAATTTGCTGCAGCCGTGTTGTACAAATTATTATAGATTAATATAATTATTCTTCAATTTAGAATGCATTCACTCTTCAGCTTTAACTCCAGCTGAACCTATCAATGTATGGATGATCAATATCAAATTTCAAAAGtattatataaaacatattaatatatataaaatttcaATCTAGGGCTACTTTATTatatgtcaaattaaaatatcCAGAATTTTGCATGGAGTCTGGTGGACCGTTTTCTTGTTTCACTGTGGTAAACCCAAGTCATATTAAAGTGAACTGAGTTATTTACTTTTGTGTCACGTCTTTAGCTCTAGGTCCATTTTTGGAAAGAGGTTTGGGGAAGAGTTTATTTAGCTACTGTTAAATAACTACTTGCAACCAACACAtccaaaaaaatgaataaaatgaattaacCTGAGATATTTCCAAGAAGTTATCAAACACCTCAACAAGCGACGTTTCGTCTGCACCGGACTGcacctgcaacacaaacacttaGCATAGCGCTAGCTTAGCATTAGCACACGACAGCTGGCTAAAGTTAGCGAACAAGCTAAACGTTAAACTACCAACTCGCGACAAACAACGTGAGTTAAATGAAACGTTACTCAAACGTTAACAGGTCAGTCTGGCTGCGTTAACCGATAATATGCTGGTTAGGcagctaactagctagttaaCTAGCCAACCAGCTAACGTCAGCGGCCGCTCTTACGTCACAGCGTCAACGTTACGTTTTTTCATGAACACAAATCATAAACGGCCTAAAAACGCACCGGCCCGTCGGCTCCGTCAAAAACCGTGTGTTCTGTTACTTCAGTCATGGCTGTCAACCGGTAACGGAACTAACATGTGATGTCACACTGAAAGTGTAACCGCGACGACCCGCTCACGCGCTACCAGCGTCAATTTACCCGGTGTCAATCTGGAACATCCGGTCAAGCGTTACAAAATAAATACCATACTTCCTTGACtctgatttcaaaataaatgtttctgtctgcatcGACTTTTCATGACTTCAAAGGAAAATTTACTGGTGGAAAGTAAAATTTCAGAATCAGCTgaatccaacaaaatacagtctaaccatatataaagtacttcaaattagaagtatataaggtagttaacgtcagctacccagcggtatataaagtacttcaaattagaagtatataaggtagttaacgtcagctacccagcggtatataaagtacttcaaattagaagtatataaggtagttaacgtcagctccacctttaccaacTCCAacagtgatcaacacaataaccatcaataattagaatccaatactatcagatccattcatgtgaaatgggccattctcCATATGCAATATGAGAGTAATAATGTATGTACTGTTGGGGAGAGTGTGAtcaatacagttttattttaatttagaagaaaacattatttgttaattatattttgtattcATAATCTGCAAAGTACCTGCAGCAGTCAGATAATTGTAGTACACTAAATACAATTTTTGAACTGTGGTGGAGTAGAAGATTAACTGTGTACTGCGGAGTACTTgctgagtaaatgtactttgttactttccaccactagATGTTTGATATTAAACAATGAAGGCAGAAGCTGCTGAAATGCAAATGACAAACTTCACTTTGAGCTGAATGTGTTGACTGTTAATGAAGGAAAAGATTAACTGTGTATTCGGAGTCTAACAGCACCAGACTGTGGAGAAAAAACCAGTGATTTAAGGACGTGTGAGATGGAAACGAGGCtcagagctgcaggaaaaaCTGCAGACTGAAACTGAGTGTAAACCAGCAGGAGagctcccacacacacacacacacacacacacacacacacacagactgtggcTCTAACAGTGTTAATTAAAGGTGTAATTAGTAGTTTGTGGATTCTGAATTCACCAGTGAATTTTATGCattaaaattacagtaaaaaaggaaaataataacATATGAATGTGCTGTTCTTGTGGTGTTGTGTCATTGTgcaaatgtgtttctcttctaTGTGTTGTCTGTGCATATTCGCATGCTTTATTAATCatttgtttattaatgttttcagtgtatgtTTGAATTTCTGTGAAATGAGTTGCTGGAACATCAACCTGCTGTGGGACTGAATCTGGCATGTTTACATGACTtatattgtttatgtttatggATATGTATTGTcccagtttaaataaataaattaaaattcacaTTAAATCTGCACAAAAGACAGAATCTGGTAATGAATAATAACATTTAACACAGTCGTGAAGCATCAAATGAGCCAGTTGATCATTGATTAGAGGATTAAAATCACCAGTTAATGGGGGTGAAACTGCAGCCTGATGAGGCTCATCAGCTCTTATTAATGACAACAACACATCAATGACAAGTATGAAGTGCTGATTGGATATAAACTGATCACAAGGCCTGGTGCAACTAATGAAATCAATCAGTGATGCCAATCGATACCTCAGATTTAATCCCTCTGGGCTTTTAATGAGCTCTGACTGAAGGTAACGGTCATGTGATTAAGTTTatatcaaagaaaaacaaagtgagaaATAAGGCTTGGTTTGGGATTCCTGTCCTGTCTCCATGACACTCTCAACATTACAGACAAGAACATTTGACATCTTTGTGTATAATGACAGGAAACAGGATACACAGCAGACTGGGGATGGTAAATCTGTACATCTGACATTTTTAAGGGGCTATTTGTTAATAGGATCATTTAGGTCCAGTCTTTGAATAACACGTCAAATATATGAGCAGGGGGAAactgtgaagaagaaaaaaaactttaaaaaatttcCAGCTctgaaggaaacagaaacagaattaGTCAGAAAATCGGTGAAGGGTCATCCTTTGGCTCAGGACACACAGCCGTGAAAATGAAAGCTAGAACACAGAACCTGGAAACTGAAAAGTAAACGAGAGTAACAAACAAATCCACAAGTTAAAGGAAGTGAAATGATGATTTATAATCCacatgataaaatattaaaacaaaaaactctgaATAAATGAggaaagacaggaagaggaTCAAAAAGCAAACAAGCTGCAGCTTCATGTCTGAGACTTGACCAAGAAACTGCTCTTGAAGGACGCGGACgtgaccagcagggggcagcaggaGACACTGGGCCCAGTTAGTCCTTACAGGCAGCTCTGTGCTTCCAGTTTCAAGGCATGATAAGTCTGAACTACTCTGGATGAAATGAACTCTGAGTCTCAGTGTTTCTCCTTCACCTGACCCCCCAAAACGCCCTCACGCTGCTTCAGTGCAGCTCCAGGA includes the following:
- the LOC113139759 gene encoding survival motor neuron protein-like isoform X2, with the translated sequence MTEVTEHTVFDGADGPVQSGADETSLVEVFDNFLEISQNAELAQRAASDEITSSERSEQEDRQHHGQTVCSPAAETSSTQSMWAVGAQCQAVWSEDGQVYLATVVAVDGERCRVRFNGYNNEEDMELSALMSPNTDLQTQSQNMQDWKPGSRCRAVYSEDGLVYPAVVLWVKGQRCCVRFDEYNNEEEQDVCSLLSPNELHGPGKSTTKGSSETSSSFDWRRRREESQGGRGGVRRAQRHDEQNLPWAKERGGHSKVEREAEKKKEEAAKPSSDSFPLFPPFTPPAQLGSAFFIPPPPPPPLWMCGGKEPSDSSGIDDVSSMLMLWYMCGFHTGSYMAQQRFRSTPKD
- the LOC113139759 gene encoding survival motor neuron protein-like isoform X1, encoding MTEVTEHTVFDGADGPVQSGADETSLVEVFDNFLEISQNAELAQRAASDEITSSERSEQEDRQHHGQTVCSPAAETSSTQSMWAVGAQCQAVWSEDGQVYLATVVAVDGERCRVRFNGYNNEEDMELSALMSPNTDLQTQSQNMQDWKPGSRCRAVYSEDGLVYPAVVLWVKGQRCCVRFDEYNNEEEQDVCSLLSPNELHGPGKSTTKGSSETSSSFDWRRRREESQGGRGGVRRAQRHDEQNLPWQAKERGGHSKVEREAEKKKEEAAKPSSDSFPLFPPFTPPAQLGSAFFIPPPPPPPLWMCGGKEPSDSSGIDDVSSMLMLWYMCGFHTGSYMAQQRFRSTPKD
- the LOC113139759 gene encoding survival motor neuron protein-like isoform X3: MTEVTEHTVFDGADGPNAELAQRAASDEITSSERSEQEDRQHHGQTVCSPAAETSSTQSMWAVGAQCQAVWSEDGQVYLATVVAVDGERCRVRFNGYNNEEDMELSALMSPNTDLQTQSQNMQDWKPGSRCRAVYSEDGLVYPAVVLWVKGQRCCVRFDEYNNEEEQDVCSLLSPNELHGPGKSTTKGSSETSSSFDWRRRREESQGGRGGVRRAQRHDEQNLPWQAKERGGHSKVEREAEKKKEEAAKPSSDSFPLFPPFTPPAQLGSAFFIPPPPPPPLWMCGGKEPSDSSGIDDVSSMLMLWYMCGFHTGSYMAQQRFRSTPKD